The Styela clava chromosome 10, kaStyClav1.hap1.2, whole genome shotgun sequence genome window below encodes:
- the LOC120337279 gene encoding eukaryotic translation initiation factor 3 subunit L-like gives MYQVHFKEDVPYDDTYGLHTGDPQQDLEYEKQRQHSSLVPEAVQSFLQFFQKAINEQDIFEIENHYENGWNRLTERMYRTDPWPEAELIEKIVNHDSLFLILYKELYYRHIYARVSQGPDQDQRFKSYYNYCDLFNYILNADSPVPLQLPNQWLWDIIDEFIYQYQTFSQYRSKMSKKTEEDIEILKSSPKIWNVHSVLNVLHSLVDKSRINEQLAAYNNGADQETVLKIGGEFGASPMYKMLGYFSIIGLLRLHSLLGDYHQALSVMTNIDISKKSSVMARVPECQITTYYYIGFSYLMMRRYQDAINTFSSILTHIQRTKNSLQQRSSQFKIDMISKQTDQMYNLLAICVTLYPVRIDESLSRQMIEKTGEEKRARMQRGEKGAFEEAFSFACPKFVSPVAPNYGAGPVNLHKEPMNHQLAVFLEEVDQQALLPTIRSYLKLYSTMPVDKLADFLDMPPHDLRAELMCLKHKMKNSQSDSQTSQEQNQLEVDFYIDGDMIHIADTKIERGYADYFIEQILNFEKLNKHVSALR, from the exons TATGATGATACATATGGGCTGCACACTGGAGATCCACAACAAGATTTAGAATATGAGAAACAGAGACAACATTCATCTCTCGTACCAGAAGCTGTGCAAAGCTTCctccaattttttcaaaaagctaTAAATGAACAAGATATATTTGAGATTGAAAATCATTACGAGAATGG TTGGAATCGTTTGACTGAGAGAATGTATAGAACAGATCCTTGGCCAGAAGCGGAATTGATTGAGAAAATTGTCAATCACG ATTCCTTGTTTCTGATCTTATACAAGGAGTTATATTATCGACACATTTACGCCAGAGTTTCTCAAGGTCCGGATCAGGATCAGAGATTCAAATCTTACTACAATTATTGTGATTTATTCAACTATATACTGA ATGCTGATTCACCTGTTCCACTGCAGCTTCCAAACCAATGGTTGTGGGATATCATTGATGAATTTATTTATCAG TACCAAACATTCAGTCAATACAGAAGCAAAATGAGTAAGAAGACAGAAGAGGACATTGAGATTTTAAAGAGTAGTCCAAAG ATATGGAACGTCCATAGTGTTCTGAATGTTTTGCATTCCCTTGTTGACAAGTCAAGAATCAATGAACAGTTGGCAGCGTACAATAATGGCGCAGATCAAGAGACAGTTTTGAAAATTGGAG GAGAGTTTGGTGCATCGCCAATGTACAAGATGCTGGGATATTTCAGCATTATTGGTTTGTTGAGACTACATAGTCTACTTGGAGATTATCACCAAGCCCTTTCTGTCATGACGAACATTGACATTTCTAAAAAG AGTTCAGTCATGGCCAGAGTACCTGAATGTCAGATCACAACTTACTATTATATTGGATTCTCATATCTGATGATGAGAAG GTATCAAGATGCTATAAACACCTTCTCAAGCATATTAACCCACATACAAAGGACAAAAAACTCTTTGCAACAACGTTCCAGTCAATTCAAGATTGATATG ATTTCCAAACAAACCGATCAGATGTACAATCTTCTGGCAATATGTGTAACTCTTTATCCAGTTAGAATTGATGAATCTCTTTCAAGACAAATGATAGAAAAAACTGGCGAGGAAAAAAGAGCCAGAATGCAGAGAGG GGAGAAAGGGGCTTTTGAAGAGGCATTTTCATTTGCTTGTCCCAAGTTTGTTTCTCCTGTGGCACCAAATTATGGAGCTGGTCCTGTCAACCTTCACAAGGAACCCATGAACCATCAGCTTGCG GTTTTCCTTGAAGAAGTTGATCAGCAAGCACTGTTGCCAACAATCCGtagttatttaaaattatattctacaATGCCTGTGGATAAACTTGCTGATTTCCTGGACATGCCACCACATGATCTCAGAGCCGAGCTTATGTGTCTGAAG CACAAAATGAAGAACAGTCAGTCTGACTCTCAAACATCACAAGAACAAAATCAACTTGAAGTTGACTTCTACATTGATGGG GATATGATACATATAGCAGATACAAAAATAGAACGAGGATATGCTGACTATTTCATAGAGCAGATTCTCAACTTTGAAAAG CTCAACAAGCATGTATCTGCCTTAAGATGA